In Chroicocephalus ridibundus chromosome 4, bChrRid1.1, whole genome shotgun sequence, one genomic interval encodes:
- the RAB3IL1 gene encoding guanine nucleotide exchange factor for Rab-3A isoform X4 gives MRRGQANFEEDGQKQPAVGHWKTLMPSKGSKEEPETGCQDAGGADETQSTEQLNVSRLRSSSVEIREKGSEFLKEELHKAQKELKLKDKECERLSKVREQLEQELEELTASLFEEAHKMVREANTKQAASEKQLREARGKIDMLQAEVTALKTLVITSTPSSPNRELHPQLQSPSKAVFRKGHGRNKSTSSAMVSAASQNVTPEPVSHERKESGLPALLSLLLCIIPGKAIHITYEPGWQALGADASSSLRQVDSILFAEFQAWKESPTLDKSCSFLDRIYREDVGPCLDFTKQELSELVRVAVEQNTLTIEPVASQTLPVVKVSAEECGGPNGFRSQIVTKCALSGLPRTCKHRIMLGDSGSYYYISPSCRARITAVCNFFTYIRYIQQGLVRQDVELMYWEVMRLRREMSLAKLGFYPSEM, from the exons CCAGGCCAATTTTGAGGAAGACGGCCAGAAGCAACCCGCTGTAGGACACTGGAAGACACTAATGCCATCCAAAGGCAGCAAGGAGGAGCCAGAGACAGGATGCCAGGATGCTGGAGGTGCGGATGAGACCCAGTCCACTGAGCAGCTCAACGTGTCACGTCTACGCAGCTCTTCAGTGGAGATCCGTGAAAAGGGGTCTGAATTCCTGAAGGAAGAGCTACACAAAGCACAAAAG GAGCTGAAGCTGAAGGACAAAGAATGTGAGAGATTGTCAAAAGTCAGAGAACAACTGGAGCAGGAACTAGAGGAGTTAACAGCTAGCCTATTTGAG GAAGCGCACAAGATGGTGAGAGAAGCAAACACTAAACAGGCGGCGTCAGAGAAACAGCTGAGGGAGGCACGGGGGAAG ATCGacatgctgcaggcagaggtAACAGCTCTGAAGACGCTGGTGATCACATCCACACCTTCCTCTCCAAACCGGGAGCTGCACCCTCAGCTCCAGAGCCCTTCTAAAGCTGTCTTCAGGAAGGGCCATGGCCGAAACAAGAGCACCAGCAGCGCAATGGTCTCAGCTGCCAGCCAGAATGTGACTCCAGAGCCAGTCAGTCATGAGCGCAAAGAG TCTGGGTTACCcgctctcctctctctgctcctttGTATCATCCCTGGGAAGGCTATCCACATCACCTATGAACCAGGCTGGCAGGCCTTGGGGGCAGATGCTTCCTCATCCTTGCGGCAG GTCGACTCCATTTTATTTGCTGAGTTCCAGGCCTGGAAGGAATCTCCAACTTTGGATAAATCGTGCTCCTTCCTGGACAGAATTTATCGAGAAGATGTAGGACCTTGTCTGGACTTCACAAAGCAGGAG CTGTCGGAGCTGGTGCGAGTGGCTGTGGAGCAGAACACACTCACCATTGAGCCAGTTGCTTCCCAGACGCTGCCTGTGGTGAAGGTGTCAGCAGAAGAGTGTGGTGGGCCAAA TGGGTTCCGGTCACAAATTGTAAC GAAATGTGCTTTGAGTGGCCTCCCCAGGACCTGCAAGCACCGCATCATGCTGGGGGATTCTGGGAGTTACTACTACATTTCACCATCCTGCAGGGCCAGG ATCACAGCGGTGTGCAACTTTTTCACATACATTCGCTACATCCAGCAGGGCTTGGTGAGGCAGGACG TGGAGCTGATGTACTGGGAGGTGATGCGGCTCCGGAGGGAGATGTCTCTGGCCAAGCTTGGGTTTTATCCCAGTGAGATGTAA
- the RAB3IL1 gene encoding guanine nucleotide exchange factor for Rab-3A isoform X5, with amino-acid sequence MPSKGSKEEPETGCQDAGGADETQSTEQLNVSRLRSSSVEIREKGSEFLKEELHKAQKELKLKDKECERLSKVREQLEQELEELTASLFEEAHKMVREANTKQAASEKQLREARGKIDMLQAEVTALKTLVITSTPSSPNRELHPQLQSPSKAVFRKGHGRNKSTSSAMVSAASQNVTPEPVSHERKESGLPALLSLLLCIIPGKAIHITYEPGWQALGADASSSLRQVDSILFAEFQAWKESPTLDKSCSFLDRIYREDVGPCLDFTKQELSELVRVAVEQNTLTIEPVASQTLPVVKVSAEECGGPNGFRSQIVTKCALSGLPRTCKHRIMLGDSGSYYYISPSCRARITAVCNFFTYIRYIQQGLVRQDVELMYWEVMRLRREMSLAKLGFYPSEM; translated from the exons ATGCCATCCAAAGGCAGCAAGGAGGAGCCAGAGACAGGATGCCAGGATGCTGGAGGTGCGGATGAGACCCAGTCCACTGAGCAGCTCAACGTGTCACGTCTACGCAGCTCTTCAGTGGAGATCCGTGAAAAGGGGTCTGAATTCCTGAAGGAAGAGCTACACAAAGCACAAAAG GAGCTGAAGCTGAAGGACAAAGAATGTGAGAGATTGTCAAAAGTCAGAGAACAACTGGAGCAGGAACTAGAGGAGTTAACAGCTAGCCTATTTGAG GAAGCGCACAAGATGGTGAGAGAAGCAAACACTAAACAGGCGGCGTCAGAGAAACAGCTGAGGGAGGCACGGGGGAAG ATCGacatgctgcaggcagaggtAACAGCTCTGAAGACGCTGGTGATCACATCCACACCTTCCTCTCCAAACCGGGAGCTGCACCCTCAGCTCCAGAGCCCTTCTAAAGCTGTCTTCAGGAAGGGCCATGGCCGAAACAAGAGCACCAGCAGCGCAATGGTCTCAGCTGCCAGCCAGAATGTGACTCCAGAGCCAGTCAGTCATGAGCGCAAAGAG TCTGGGTTACCcgctctcctctctctgctcctttGTATCATCCCTGGGAAGGCTATCCACATCACCTATGAACCAGGCTGGCAGGCCTTGGGGGCAGATGCTTCCTCATCCTTGCGGCAG GTCGACTCCATTTTATTTGCTGAGTTCCAGGCCTGGAAGGAATCTCCAACTTTGGATAAATCGTGCTCCTTCCTGGACAGAATTTATCGAGAAGATGTAGGACCTTGTCTGGACTTCACAAAGCAGGAG CTGTCGGAGCTGGTGCGAGTGGCTGTGGAGCAGAACACACTCACCATTGAGCCAGTTGCTTCCCAGACGCTGCCTGTGGTGAAGGTGTCAGCAGAAGAGTGTGGTGGGCCAAA TGGGTTCCGGTCACAAATTGTAAC GAAATGTGCTTTGAGTGGCCTCCCCAGGACCTGCAAGCACCGCATCATGCTGGGGGATTCTGGGAGTTACTACTACATTTCACCATCCTGCAGGGCCAGG ATCACAGCGGTGTGCAACTTTTTCACATACATTCGCTACATCCAGCAGGGCTTGGTGAGGCAGGACG TGGAGCTGATGTACTGGGAGGTGATGCGGCTCCGGAGGGAGATGTCTCTGGCCAAGCTTGGGTTTTATCCCAGTGAGATGTAA